The Tenebrio molitor chromosome 7, icTenMoli1.1, whole genome shotgun sequence region ACAGCCGAGTCTGGAATAGCAGATGAGTCCGCAAAAACGTTTTAGGTACgtgtgacaaacaaaattttttggtaatAGCTCACCAAACCTTTCACAAGACTTTTCATTACGAAATTTCTATTGCGATCACGGTAAAGTTGTTCAAAAAAGAGCAACCGTAAATAAAAACTTATAGCCATAGCAACaagtttgttttgttgatttattaattctgtcatttaaaaaataccagaaaagttttaaaatgctTCAAAATCCTGAAGATATTTCTAAAAAGGCAAGACATTGAACTGGGTTTACTTCCAGCAAAATCGCGTTCCATGTATTATAAAGAATATGATACATTTAACCGCTGGAAAGAAAATAACGGGGTAGTGCTTGTAAACGAAGATGCGTCACTATATTATCTTCATGAAAaagtaagtaatttttaaatactttgAGACTAAAACCTTCTTTACTTGCTCATgtaataatacagggttatttacgagtaataatgggcccgacagaataaaaaatctaacccacactacatttccgaaaaaagctggctactgaaattaaaatgtccggctttttttgaacatgtattgtgggttgcattttttattctgtggagctcattatcactcgtgaataCCCCTGTATACATACTATTTTATTGTCATGGCAATTTTTCGGGAATGAATCCgtaaaatggcaattttggAGAGCgtgtaccaaaaaaaattaattaagaagtCAAGAAgcaatataaattttttaaattccgaTTATTTAGTAGTGTCGGAAAAAAAGATGCAATGGCTAGGCAATAAGGAAGAAATAAGAATAACAAAGAAGCGGAAAAAGACATAGATACAAGTCTTTGGGATTCGGATCTAATCCTAATTAGTGCCTGAGAAAAGtacctaaaaataaaaatatcaaacaagaagaaaaaagaaataaagaaagaaaaattaagaaacGCAACAAATTCCAGAAATACCCAATACGGAAAGATATCAAATTCATGAAACACAAAGAAACTAAGAGAACGTTCAACAACAGCAGAAAAAATAGACTAAGAAAAGTAGTTTAACACAGAAtacataaacaaataacaGAAGAAAACGAATATTTatcttgacatctgtcaagaCAGTATTTAGAAGAATAAGGTAAAGCAAATATGGAAAATGCAAAGAGATGAAGAAAGAATTGAAAAAGTAAtgacatattaaaaaatacgtCAATGAAAAACAGATAAATGCAATGGAATAAGTGATTTCTTTTGCAATCTTTTTTCCTGTTACTTCTCTCTCCTCAGTCTCTTTTTCTTTGATATTCTCAAATACGTATTTCCCAACCTGTCCGATTTCAGGCACTGCGTTAGCATTTATTTGTCATCTTCTCATTATTACACTAATTATTCTACCTATTTACTTTATTACTTATAATTGTGTCccttttcttcttttatttataatttacattattttcaagctttttttttttcatcattttatttatttttatttttatattttctttccAGCCTTATTTTCTAAATTCGTAATGTTTAACTAAAGAgcctcaaaaaaattgtcaaaccGTAGATGTCAAACATCActtattcattatttatatttataatttcttttgaaaaaaacagtTCACTTTATAACAAACCAACGAGAACTTTCGTTGTTTTCTTAGTGCTGCACGATGATCTTTGAAATTATAAACctgaaggaaatgtcaaagcaCACTAACCTGCGGTGGTAAAACACTGAAAAACACATTCTTTTCTGAACGCTCGTTATTTTTTCAGGAATTGCCGTTTTTGTTTCTCGTTTATTCATTTAATCACTTTCTTCatcgtttttatttattttagtctCCAATTTGTGTTATAACTTTCGTACAAGATCGTGTTTTCTTCTTTACAATTCACTCTAAATGACTCCAAAATTCATAAATcttcttttagttttcttcTTTACGTTTAACAATAAGATGCTAATTAGTgtgaaataaacaaatgtaACAGTTATATCATTAAGTTCGTGCTTTCGTTTGCTCATTATTAATGCTAAACGTGATTTCCTCCGTCTTCATTATTCAACTCTGGGCAATTTTACGGCCGACGGTAACGTACGATCTAGACCGTGAAGATGGTTTCTTAATTGCCGCAACGCGTTTGACAGTTTTTGTGAGATTCACAACTCCACTTAATGTACCGCGACCTTCACAGATTCTGACAATTACCAGCGACTCTTAACAGTCACGTTTTAAATGGTACCGGGTactaattaattgaaaaagtattactttaaaTATATCGCATGATTATTATTCGTCTGCAACCTTGCGCAACCACTATCCTTCGATCAGTCGATCTCTTCAATTGACGCTCTGACAGCCGAAATTTGCGTTTCACCTCGTCTGCTCTATAATTATTGATTCATTAAGAAAATGAGTACTATATCAGCAAAAAAATCATCGACAGATAAtttcttttctatttttattcaCCTCTGTGACCCAAGTGGTGTGATTTGTCTCGATTTGAATACAAAGCAATTAGCAACGATACCGATAGAGTACCGAGATAGGGATAAAACACGTTTCGATTAATTCCAAGTTTAGAGTTTTCCGTGAATATGTGCATGTTATCTTGACCACAAAGTTTCCACTCGGAATCATTTTTCGATCGTATCTGGTACTCGCactcaaaaaatcaaaattttgcccAAAATAGAAGTATCATTGTTCACCTCAACGAGTGGAAGTGGACAGATATCGCCGAGGAGTGCCAAAGGTACTTGCAACACGAGGGTTTGCAGGAGGACAGGTACTACTTGACAGTAGTatgtaatttcaaaatctagtctcttcatttttattcattGAAATCAAGTCTTCCAGCATAATGGACATAATAGTAggtaaacaattgttttattcaaTTCTAATTGATTTCTTATCTTTTTTTATCGACAcgatatttaaataaacaatcgtattAATTGTTTATGATTATAATTGCTTCTGGGAGATCTTGGTGGAAGCGATATCAACCAGTAACCTACAATCTCACCACGAGATCTGGAAATGAAGTGGAATTATCTGACATAATTTCTCGATGCGATAAAGTCGACTCCTCAACTGATGACTGGTTTGCAAGGATCTCTGCAGAGGTGGTCCTTAACCACATGGCAGGATTACCATCCTTCGTGCAACATCAACAATTTAGTTATCCGAAACTAGGGACTTGACAATCTGCGGGGTTTGGACCAAGTACTCATCCCCAGACCTCCATTTTCTCAATAACAGTGGTTTCAAAGTAGCCAACATGTCCGCGACAAAATCACAACCTACTTGAACCATTTGGTCGACTTAGGGGTTGCAGGATTTCGTACAGACTCGGCGAGTCCTGAAGACTTGCAAGAAATCTACTCCAGTTTGAAGAATCTGAACCAAGACTTTAGAACAGTTGAGTCTTCAGTGGTAGAGACAAAATGAAGATTCGTGTTTGTCGACAACTACAGCCATCAGAGAACTGAAGGATCTTGACGTGCAAAAATCTAAAGAAATTCAACATGGCGCTGGCTTTCGTATTGGCCCACACTTATGGATTGCCCAGGACTCTCACAGGACTCGGATGGAAACGTCAAGCCCCCCATTATCTATTCCGACGGTTCTGGCGCCCATATGGTACATTTCAGGAATGGTTGCAGGAAGTGGGATAGAGAAGTACCAGCAGATAGCATTTTCTACAGGAGATAAAAGTTTCGTCATGTTCAATTGGAGCAACTTGACCGCCACCATTCAGACCTCTCTTGTTGATGGGACACATTGCAACATAATTTCGGGAGACTCGAGAGATCCTCAGGACAATCCATAATTGTCGACAGCAAAGGAGTTGCGTCAGTTTCAATTTTAGAAACTGATTGCTACGGAGTCCTTTCAATTTACTCCGACAGCAAgtaataaatgaattattaaCACTTGCTAAGaagtttttgtttgaaaaagtCTTGACAAGTTTGGTGCAAGGTCTCGCACATCCTGTATTTTTCCTTgcgaaaaaagaaataaacacACTTTATGCCTACCGAGTTACGTGATTTCATCAAGACCCGTCCTTGACAGGCCATTAataattctttattttttcctcttttATAGTGTTTAGTGTTGCCATTAAAGCCCACATAGACAATGACTCTTAATGAACGAGTGACGCTGAGATTCACTAAATCTGCGCTAAGAGGCGTAATTGtgtgaaaaatgttaaatggaGTCGTTAAGAGCGAGCCGCTAACCAGGAGAGATGAAGACATCGCGTCGTTGGGAGTTGGCaaacaaagaacaaaaaatttcgaCGTTCATTTCAATGTTGAATTTtgctaaataataaattgggGTTGAGAAGTTGTCTCTTCATTCCGTATGAATGGGGTGGACACAACAGACTTGCCAATTTGttcctttatttatttagtacAAAGCTTGAGAGTTAAATTTGGACGAAAAGAATGATCGCAGTGTTGCAATATCTATTCAAGTCGAAATTTACACACCGCACACATAATGCGTATTAATTACGTGTTTTGGTGTTATAACACGTGTTTGTTGAATTTATGTAAGAAATAATTGCAACAAATCCGTTACTTAACAATCTAATTTCCTCGTTACGTAACGTTGATCCATACCTTGCGCCTAGTCCTTCTTGGATTTAGCATGAATGGCTAGAACTCCATTAAACTCCAACGCCCCCAGCTGAATAAACGCTGTGCCGCCACTTCTTACGGTGACGGATTTTCCGGTGCAGTTGCCGCCCACCAGCCCGCCTGATATAACGTCGCAATAAATCCCTTTACGAAGACACGTCTGCAGATCTCGTCCAACATCCCCCCAATTAGTGAAGGCGATAAAACCCTTATCACCTCTGCAAAAAGCGATTTGTTGATCTTCGTTCGACCACCAGTTTGCCACTCCGGTTCCGGCGACCACGTTCCGGAACTGGACCATGTTGTAAATCTCGCGCCATCTGTGCTCGCAGATCCAGCCGTTCGTGCAAGTGTCGTCCTTGTTGAAGCCCGGAGATAGGATGTTTCCGGCGTTGTCGGCGGGAGGTCCTGCAAAGCTCGGTCAGCAAGAGCGGCCAAACAAACGAACGCGGACCTTGTCCCGAATCCGCGAATTTGTAGCTGGACATTATCCTGGTGGTCCCGTAAGGATGGGCGAGCATGAACGCGACCGCCATCTTGTATCGTTTGGCATCTTTGTACGTCAAGGGGTTGGTGTGGGTGTCGCGCTGGGTGTCGTGGTTGTCCACGAAGGCCACGGCGTCCAGGCCGTCGATCAGGCCCCACTGGGGGCCCCAGTTGACCAACCACTTCAATTTGTCGTTGCCGCGGAAAACGTTGCTCAAAGACTTGCCGTAGTTGAATTCCACGAGAGCTCCAAGGGATGAGTATTCTCGATCTGGAACAAGGCACGTCTAAGGGACTCGACTCTTGGGACACGTACCCATGTTGGAGACCTCCTGGTAGATGAAGGGTCTAGAATTCTCGGGGAATCCGTGCTTGGTCTCCAGATTTTTCAAGCGGGAGTAGATGTTCTTCAAGTCTGAGGGCCACATGTGTCTCGCCGCGTCAACCCTAAAACCTGCCACCCCCAAGGCTATCAGCGAGTTCATGAACTCCACCAGTTTTTGCCTGACGTACTCCTTCCCCTGAAAGTTTCTCTCATAGTGCAGTCAATTTACCACAATTATAACAGTCCAAAAAATAGATTACCAAAaacttccaattttttttttccaaaaaattcaaaattttactttgaCCGAACTGTTGACTGTGGGAGTGCACGCACCTGGTCCAGATCTTTAAGTCCCATCAGCTCGCAATTCCTGTCCCGGACGTGCTCGTCGTGGTCGTTGATGGAGCATTTCTTGTTGAAATCGCCAGGTCCATACGGCACACTTGGGAAAAATAGATGCGAAGCGTTCCCCACACTTCCACCTGTCCCGACCCCATCCCTCCCGCTCATGTGATTAATAACGGCATCGACATAAATCCTGGAAGCAAATGTTGGTGGATTTTGATGTATTTGGGGCGAGTTTACCGGATTCCGACGGCGTTGCACCGTTTCGTCATATCTTCAAAAGAGGTTTTGTTACCCGACCGCGTAATCAATAAGTAGCTCACGGGTTGGTATCGTTCCCACCAAGGTCTCCCGTCAATTATTAAGTTTTCATTCGGGGGCGAAATCTACGAGTACGAGCAGACGGGAGTGGGAGAAACACATCGAGGGTTGTTACCTGGACCCCGCCGTATCCTTTGTGTTGGAGGAAGTTTTCGCATTCGGAAGCGATGTCGCTCCATTTCCACTCGAACAGGTGGACGATGGTGTTCCTGTCCTTCCAGAAGTGGGAGGATTTGTAACAGGCCAACAAAGGCAACAAACAAATTGTTAGGAAAACTGTTTTCAACATAATCTCGTTTAACTTTTATTCGCTCTTCTGTAATTAATACTCGAGCAACTCGTGGCAATCACTGCAAGTTTACTAAGAATGTAAATTAATCATCTTGTTTTTGCTTTCATAAATAGCCTCACTCTTATCTTTGCAAGATAATTCGAACCGTGAATTTATACTAACAGATGGATAGGAGCATAGGTCAGCAAAGAACTAGTTCCAGAGTCGTAAAATATGAGCGGCAAAGTAGCTGCACTAGGAGTGTTCACTATTGTTTGAACGTGGCGCTTGAAAGAATTGTCCTTTGTTAAGACAGTTGTTACGTAACACAGTTACCCCATGATGGttattttctaattatcgGAAGAAAAATctagacaataaaaaatattttagacagTTTATCGCTGGACTAAGTCGCATTAAAGGTAATTTGCCGTCACTACAAacataacattttaatttagatTTTTGATGAAGTTTGAAATGTTCCCTTGCTTCATTTTTTCGTCCTCTAGTGGATAGTTTATTGCCCTTTGGTGTAATATGACCAGctttatgtatttaaaattggatactatatttatttattatttgatagttgtaaataatagttatttacgaaacaaG contains the following coding sequences:
- the LOC138135038 gene encoding alpha-amylase-like — its product is PQSFHSESFFDRIWYSHSKNQNFAQNRSIIVHLNEWKWTDIAEECQRYLQHEGLQEDSMIIIASGRSWWKRYQPVTYNLTTRSGNEVELSDIISRCDKVDSSTDDWFARISAEVVLNHMAGLPSFVQHQQFSYPKLGT
- the LOC138134999 gene encoding alpha-amylase-like; translation: MLKTVFLTICLLPLLACYKSSHFWKDRNTIVHLFEWKWSDIASECENFLQHKGYGGVQISPPNENLIIDGRPWWERYQPVSYLLITRSGNKTSFEDMTKRCNAVGIRIYVDAVINHMSGRDGVGTGGSVGNASHLFFPSVPYGPGDFNKKCSINDHDEHVRDRNCELMGLKDLDQGKEYVRQKLVEFMNSLIALGVAGFRVDAARHMWPSDLKNIYSRLKNLETKHGFPENSRPFIYQEVSNMDREYSSLGALVEFNYGKSLSNVFRGNDKLKWLVNWGPQWGLIDGLDAVAFVDNHDTQRDTHTNPLTYKDAKRYKMAVAFMLAHPYGTTRIMSSYKFADSGQGPPADNAGNILSPGFNKDDTCTNGWICEHRWREIYNMVQFRNVVAGTGVANWWSNEDQQIAFCRGDKGFIAFTNWGDVGRDLQTCLRKGIYCDVISGGLVGGNCTGKSVTVRSGGTAFIQLGALEFNGVLAIHAKSKKD